Proteins co-encoded in one Bremerella sp. TYQ1 genomic window:
- a CDS encoding HINT domain-containing protein, translating into MEKQSGTVYELNFAAEDGTTESIRSTGSHRFYRESDQSWVSAGALVPGDQLQGTDGSLTLGGIAKVPGLHSVFNMTVEGEHVYRVSTFGMLVHNNCGDELVTQISGAKGTVYYNAPATSAASQINPRLTQRLEAFRAYKANGGTMDMARWVKHTKANPNWGDWSEQWLRQVDSLCGKRSRQLKTEFTDGLSVPA; encoded by the coding sequence ATCGAAAAGCAGAGCGGAACGGTCTACGAACTTAACTTCGCTGCCGAAGATGGCACTACCGAATCGATTCGCTCAACAGGATCCCATAGGTTCTACCGTGAATCGGATCAATCTTGGGTCTCTGCCGGAGCGCTCGTTCCGGGCGACCAACTTCAAGGGACCGATGGCAGTCTTACCTTAGGCGGCATCGCCAAAGTCCCGGGCCTCCACTCTGTCTTCAACATGACGGTCGAAGGAGAGCATGTCTACCGAGTTTCGACATTTGGTATGCTGGTACATAACAACTGCGGTGACGAACTTGTCACCCAGATCTCTGGTGCGAAAGGTACTGTTTACTATAATGCCCCAGCAACAAGCGCCGCATCGCAGATAAACCCACGACTAACGCAACGCCTTGAAGCCTTCCGTGCGTACAAGGCGAACGGTGGGACGATGGATATGGCTCGGTGGGTTAAGCACACCAAGGCAAATCCAAATTGGGGGGACTGGTCCGAACAGTGGCTACGCCAAGTGGATTCGCTCTGTGGAAAGCGTTCACGGCAACTCAAAACTGAGTTCACGGACGGCTTATCTGTACCGGCTTGA
- a CDS encoding DUF1559 domain-containing protein, with the protein MKARHGFTLVELLVVIAIIGVLIALLLPAVQQAREAARRMQCTNNLKQVGLGVHNYHDTFGSFPSAYLVNSGWAWGTMLLPFIEENSLYDAMQPSKYSVKNIGDTGAPDLLALTRTVVDTYRCPSDTAPDVNSRLTNHNGSQTVGTSNYLAVYGNGNRDHKNTEFTGVMAQNSKIGFRDVTDGTSNTFMVGERTWESTPSPPSPPEVQTHNAAVWATIWPTTNNNGGYRLDRHHVMFFTSTNVTPNGSLLLNGGHPACFSSLHPGGAQFVQCDGSVRFISENIDGTTWTNLGARNDGNVLGEY; encoded by the coding sequence ATGAAAGCCCGACATGGCTTTACGTTGGTCGAACTACTTGTCGTCATCGCAATCATTGGTGTTCTCATCGCTTTGCTATTGCCGGCCGTGCAGCAGGCCCGCGAGGCGGCTCGACGGATGCAGTGCACCAACAACCTGAAGCAGGTTGGCTTGGGTGTTCACAACTATCACGATACTTTCGGCTCGTTTCCCTCGGCATACTTGGTGAATTCAGGCTGGGCTTGGGGGACGATGCTCCTGCCGTTCATTGAGGAAAATTCGCTCTACGATGCGATGCAGCCTTCGAAGTACTCGGTAAAGAATATCGGAGATACCGGGGCTCCAGACCTGTTGGCGCTGACTAGAACTGTCGTTGACACCTATCGTTGCCCGTCGGATACGGCGCCCGACGTGAACAGTCGTTTGACCAATCATAACGGTAGCCAGACGGTGGGAACGTCGAACTATCTTGCTGTATATGGAAATGGGAACCGAGACCATAAGAACACCGAGTTCACCGGAGTTATGGCCCAGAACTCGAAGATCGGGTTTCGTGATGTGACCGATGGAACAAGCAACACGTTCATGGTGGGCGAGCGAACATGGGAGTCTACGCCGAGTCCACCTAGCCCGCCTGAAGTTCAGACGCACAATGCCGCCGTGTGGGCCACCATTTGGCCGACCACCAACAACAATGGTGGCTATCGCCTGGACCGGCACCACGTCATGTTCTTTACCAGCACCAATGTCACACCCAACGGCTCCCTTCTTCTCAATGGGGGACACCCTGCATGCTTTTCCAGTCTTCACCCTGGCGGAGCTCAATTCGTGCAGTGCGACGGTTCGGTCCGCTTTATCAGCGAGAACATCGATGGCACGACGTGGACGAACCTCGGCGCTCGCAACGACGGCAACGTCTTGGGCGAATATTAA
- a CDS encoding sulfatase: MNSLKTILLAALSLIAQQTLLPFATAEDGLKSQPNIVFLFADDQSTYSVGCYGNDDVKTPNMDQLGRDGLIFDKHYNTTAICMASRGNVFTGMYEYKTGCNFGHGDMHADVWSKSYPVLLREAGYLTAFAGKFGIVVKGKGLCEEDFDFWGGGPGQTNYATAKNKSMKKYADEYPHSTLSYGAFAQDVIRESVKRKKPFCLSISFKAPHKPATPDPRFDDVYAGKTFTKPGNFGREFGKHLSRQSKSGRQYPRFTEWHYDTDYDGEMAKYHQQVYGIDVALGMIRDELTAQGVADNTVVIYTSDNGYICGSHGYGSKVLPMEESSRVPLMIYDPRSQASGKQLRCDRLTGNIDFAPTILALAGLPIPANMDGRSLLPLLQDPKTGGHDQLAFINVFGPLPTHSLSCLTPQYKYTYWWYTDDKMQPVEELFDTKNDPLELTNLANVPTNQSVLEEMRERYDQELAKWKREAVDYNDYQRYGTLFDRTPSSGSAN, from the coding sequence ATGAATAGCCTAAAAACAATTCTACTGGCCGCCTTATCACTCATCGCTCAACAAACATTGCTTCCGTTTGCCACGGCTGAAGATGGCCTAAAGTCTCAACCCAATATTGTCTTCCTCTTTGCGGACGATCAATCAACCTACTCCGTTGGTTGTTACGGCAATGACGACGTCAAAACACCCAACATGGATCAATTAGGTCGTGACGGTCTAATCTTTGACAAGCACTACAACACAACCGCCATCTGTATGGCCAGCCGCGGTAATGTTTTTACCGGAATGTACGAATATAAAACCGGGTGCAATTTCGGCCATGGAGATATGCACGCTGATGTGTGGTCGAAGTCTTATCCTGTATTGCTGCGAGAGGCTGGCTATTTGACGGCATTCGCCGGAAAGTTTGGAATCGTCGTCAAAGGCAAAGGACTTTGCGAAGAGGACTTCGATTTTTGGGGCGGCGGCCCTGGCCAAACCAATTACGCGACGGCCAAGAATAAGTCGATGAAGAAATACGCCGACGAGTACCCCCACTCGACACTCTCGTATGGAGCGTTCGCCCAGGATGTGATTCGCGAATCGGTTAAGCGTAAGAAGCCATTCTGTTTATCGATTAGCTTCAAAGCCCCTCACAAACCAGCGACCCCCGACCCACGTTTCGATGACGTCTACGCAGGAAAGACGTTCACCAAGCCCGGAAATTTTGGCCGTGAATTTGGCAAGCACCTTTCTCGTCAGAGTAAGTCCGGGCGGCAATACCCTCGATTTACTGAGTGGCATTACGATACCGACTACGATGGCGAAATGGCAAAGTACCACCAACAGGTTTACGGCATCGACGTTGCCCTGGGCATGATTCGCGACGAACTCACAGCTCAGGGTGTTGCCGACAACACGGTTGTCATCTACACCAGCGATAACGGCTACATTTGTGGCTCGCACGGGTACGGCTCGAAGGTTCTGCCCATGGAAGAATCCTCGCGTGTTCCACTGATGATTTACGATCCACGCAGCCAGGCTAGCGGCAAACAATTGCGTTGCGACCGACTTACCGGCAACATTGATTTTGCCCCAACGATTCTCGCGTTGGCTGGTCTACCGATTCCTGCCAATATGGACGGAAGGAGTCTTCTACCGCTGCTCCAAGACCCGAAAACGGGTGGACATGATCAACTGGCCTTCATCAACGTGTTCGGGCCCCTACCCACACATAGCCTGAGCTGCCTTACGCCGCAATACAAATACACTTACTGGTGGTATACCGACGACAAGATGCAGCCGGTCGAAGAACTATTCGACACGAAGAACGATCCACTGGAACTTACCAACCTGGCAAATGTGCCCACGAACCAATCAGTACTTGAAGAAATGCGAGAGCGGTACGATCAAGAACTAGCGAAGTGGAAGCGAGAGGCTGTCGACTACAACGACTATCAACGTTATGGGACGCTATTTGATCGTACTCCGTCCTCCGGCTCGGCAAACTGA